Genomic segment of Vitis riparia cultivar Riparia Gloire de Montpellier isolate 1030 chromosome 19, EGFV_Vit.rip_1.0, whole genome shotgun sequence:
cttatttgtgacctagagtcattcttagcatttagagccctgagctcacgacccagagtcgttcttcttatttatgacctagagtcattcttagcatttagagccttgagctcacgacccagagtcgtccTTCTTattcatgacctaaagtcattcttagcatttagagccctgagctcacgacccagagtcgttcttctTATTCATGACCcagaggttttcaattccaagttttgcattaatccattagaaccaatttcaatggccattgaaaggtgagtttatcacctggaatgactttgagttgccaatatttggtaagcttttagctttagactattagttatctcttacgagccattcaaaggaagtctaaggtgaataaccattgatgaaattcactaccatctgttttgccattttaaaggattaaaacttgatttgctaaatccataccggttcgggaagcaagcatcaccatagttgcaaccccaacgcgaggagcctatcctgagatttccaatttgcataagagccagagcatagctatcctatctttgagaaacttgtttttacaccctttcattttagtctttaatgttagcttaaattagtttaaatctttctaaaacatttacatcttcttttaaagctaacatccataagaaaatcacctattttcctaatttgaatatcacttgtgtttgcgaaaacccttcccagtgaacgatcctagaaccactatgctatagtagcttggctactttagtaatagtatttaaggtataaattttgttgatacgcctttaaagctaagctaccaagagtcgcatCATTTCCTccccattatatattattattaaaataatatatagttgttctttgcttttatttgcATTGCATTTATCCTCATTTTAcaacacttatttttttcttgtctttattttattttatttttttctcttctagttattataattataattattattattgttgttattttataaacataatataacctatcaaaaaataataataataataataacacatatataaataatataataattaatttaaaaattattgtgtcattagttattattattgttattattattgttattattattataattattatttcaaaaaaatttaaatattatatataacttatacaataagaataataataaaataattttacaaatattgttTCATTCATGTATTGAagacaaaattttcttatataaacttTCATGAATTATCAATTGTTTTTTACAACatgattattaagaaaatattataataaaaattagtattgataattatgaaaaaaaaacaaaattaaagtatGTGTTATTGTACTTTTAGTTTACTTATATTGTAATTTCAATGCACAACTATGACACATACATTTTGGAACAAACTTAATAGTGTTAGAAGTAGTGTCTTTATCCTACTATATTGATTTCTATATTAGTAGGGCATCCCAATGAATTAGCATCATATACTAGATGCATTCTTATTAGCAATAATTCTTATAATGAAACTCATGcaccttataaaaaaaaatgtcttataAGGTTAATTTATAGCAgatgaaatgttaaaaaatatataaaatatatgacaaCCATTCATCAATGCttgtttaaaaggaaaattttaaaataaagttaagtTATGCAGTAATTTATAAGACATTTAAAGTATTCATGTTGTAAGATCATTACATTTTTGTGGTACGTATATGTTGGCTTTTATATTAATACATAATATCAGTGTACTAGCATTATACATTTAATGAATCATTATTATGcatgatttttataataaagcCTATAAGTTTTAAGAATTAGATGAAAGAAATATCATATTCTAAGATTGGTTTATAATCAATgacattataataataaaaatatgaataatgataCATCTGGAATATTAACAATAtgttaataatgatgataataataaatatataattgtaatttttttaataaataatatagttAGTCTTAACATATAGTAAATAAAGCACAGAAGGTTgcaaagaaaagtagaaaagtAAAGTTATATGGGAGTAGGAGGAAAAGACAAAATGATGTAATTGAAATTATGGAATGATCAAATTATCAAACTATAACTTGTGAATTTGACAAGACTTTGAGACTTGGTGACCCTTAAGGGAGCTTATCATCACTTTGAGCTAGGTggccatttttaaaaaaatttcgaAAATAAAGCCcatgaaaaatttatttattaagaataaaaacaattttgtatattttttgtacaaattagatatttaatttattagaatCATTTTTATGGTAATGACAAACAAAATAACTCCTTAAATAGGTgaaataattcattttctcaattttatatgcaaaattattttaaaacaaaagggaTAATACATTATTCTTGTGGTACGTATATGTTGGCTTTTATATTAATACATAATATCAGTGTACTAGCATTATACATTTGATGAATCATTATTATGcatgatttttataataaagcCTATAAGTTTTAAGAATTAGATGAAAGAAAGATCATATTCTAAGATTGGTTTATAATCGATGAcattatgataataaaaatatgaataatgataCATAtcgaatattaataatataaaactaatatcataaataataatattaatactatgttaataatgatgataataataaatatataattatcatttttttaataaataatgtaGTTAGTCTTAACATATAGTAAATAAAGCACAAAaggtagaaaagaaaagtagaaaagtAAAGTTATATGGGAGTAGGAGGAAAAGACAAAATGATGTAATTGGAATTATGGAATGATCAAATTATCAAACTATAACTTGTGAATTTGACAAGACTTTGAGACTCGGTGACTCTTAAGGGAGCTTATCATCACTTTGAGCTAGGtgaccatttttttaaaaatttcgaAAATAAAGCCCatgaaaaatttaattattaagaataataaaaattttgtattttttttatataaattagatatttaatttattagaatCATTTTGATGGTAATGACAAACAAAATAACTCCTTAAATAGGTgaaataattcattttctcaattttatatgcaaaattattttaaaacaaaagggataatacattatttttgttcatcAATCCACATTTTGACTTTCATTTTAAAATCCATCTATAAaaatctctctttatatatatctgcCTAGATTGCCTAATCATCTATTCGTTCATTGTCTAGAACTTCTTGCCTGATTATCAATTTAGATGTTCATATTtgcatatatttattcattCCACCATGTATTTTGTTGGCTTATTTGTAATGTTTACAATTTTGATGAaatgtttgattatttgaaaaccgaaTTTCCCCTAACCCACTAATAAAAAGCAAGTAAAAGTCCGACCAAGAGGGGTGTTCTTGGCTAGTGGCCTTCCTGATAAGTCACCTTAGCCGTAGACTAGATTTAGATTTTGCAATTAgtacctttcttttccttctaggAATCACTATCATCTTGACCAATCTAGCCATGTACCAAAAAGTCAATTTTGCCAAGTTTAAAAAGTTTGCTTTAACCTTGTTCATCATAGTTGACAGAAGTTAGAATTACAATGAAATATCTAGGAGAAAATGTCCGCAGaagcagagagagagagtgaaggCAATACATTCAGTCATGAATTTGATGCAAATCCCAAAGTACGTAATTGTGTCGAATACTCTCACCATGATTGTCGATCTATCGGATCAGACGATTACTATGTTTGCCAAAAATGCCTGGGCCGTATGTGGAATAAATCAATTCCACAAGGAGGGGAAACTGCAAAATGCCGTACAAGGTCACTGGCAAACAGGCTAATGCAGCCAAGGTAATAAGAATCCATGCCTTCTTTTCACCAAAGAGAAGATAGATTGCGCTACTGTAGGCTATCATCATGAATGTTACGGAGAGGAATAGAGTAACAAGGCCAAATATCAACCTCCTGGGAAGGGcaaaaagaaaatcatcttCTGCATATCGTGCCGTGAGAATGGATAGGCATATCAGCACCGAAGCAATGGATAGGAAGAGGGAAAGAGCATCCGAAGCTGCAAAAACTTTGAAGGCCTTTTCTTTGGAGAAATTTGGTATGCCAGTATCATCATGGTTGCCACCCGGGATGGTAATTGCTGCTGCAAACACTACAGTAGCAATAAGCGCTGCTGCCAAAGTGTAAAATTTTGCTGTGCCTTTCATCCATTTCTCCCCTTCTTTTATCAACTTTTTATGTTCCTTTATAAATACCATTTTCGGTTTATCTTCGTCATTGTTCTCAGATTCACTGAAGGCTCTCGGtgcatatttttcaatttcctgtgtaaaaataaaaaagtttctaaGATACAGAAAAAGAGTGGATatgtataagaaaattaattccccttcaaaacaaaaattattacctTAAACCAATGTAACTCGCGTTGCATTTGTAGAGCTGCACCAGAAACGAGACTGAGCCGGTGCGGAGGGGCCAATTTTCCAGCCAAATGCAAGATGTTATTTGAATCATCTCTGGTTCGTATTATAAGTTGTCTATGCATACCGGTTTCACAGATGAGGTTGAAAATCTTTTCATTACGATTTAATACTGCCAATTTGAATACAGCCTCATCCAGATACTCGAGTGCAAAAGGATATGACTTTATAATCTCTTCCAGAATCTCGGGAATCCCATATTTTGCCCCATTAATGAATGATTGGCTAAATATTTCCTTTGCTCTTGATACTTTCAAATCTTTAACTTTAGTACATAGGTGGTTAAGCAATTGAAGAGTCAGAGTATgcattgtttttgtttcttggatgtgCTTGATGGGTGGTGGCACtgcaattaaaattatattaaggaCAACATAACATTGCATTCAAGACTTTTGCATGCTTTAGTGGTAGTTTTGTTGTGTCCCTTACCTAACCATCCAACCGGTTCCCAGAATATTGCATTCGCCTTTTGGCAAGCTGTGTGCAACGTAAAATTGAAGCAGTTCAGATGCAAAAGCAGGACtaacagaagaaaaaaacaaaaaagcaacCCTGAACCAAGTACCAATTAAACACTAATCTAAATTAAAGTGATCGTGAGAAGTTGCCAACTCATATTGGCTGGTGTAAAGTTTTTTTGGGATTCAATAGGTTTCATATATTTCCCTTAAACCGTCGCACTTGAATTTAAAGGCTAGAATCAAGAAGCCTAATGAAACTTGGTACAAGCTCAATTACTCGATATtcacaaaatctatcaaagcaATGAAAATTGTGTATCTCTGAGTAGGGAATTTGATTGTAGAGCTGATTTCAAATCCATTACTCgaacttaaaaggaaaaaaaaatgaagacaatTTTGTGAGGACAAATTAAAATTGTGAGGACCTCGAATTCAACAAATTAGCATTTCTCTACCGGGTGCAATTTGGCAAATTGGTTTGACCTTACTCGAATCTTGGTGAAGTTGAGAAACCATTTTTAGTACTCAAGTTAGGATTTGGTCGAGTTTCTCAACCAAAAGTTAATTTTGGTTAAGCTCAATTTTGGGCTGAGTTCAGACTAATGCTTCAACAATCTAAGCTGAATTAAActccattaatattttataatatttgtagaATGTATTActatataataatatcaaatttttttataaaataagtttaagggaaaaatcatcaaaatatatTAAGCTAACTCTCAGAAATTTGCCTACCCCCTTGTGAATactatttggaaagaaaattaattaggaAGCCTCTTAAGCAAGCCAAAAAGGTATCTTGTCCTTTGTAGCTTATGCATCCAAAAGTACAGGGCCTAATGAACATGAGACCCAAGCATGGTGCCTACTACTTCATCACATGTACGGATGGTTATATCTACAAGTCCAAAGAATTGCTTTGATTTATATGTTATAggaatattgtaaaaaaattgaaaagaaaaaactattacAGCATTAAGGATAAATCATGGACATGAGTATCCATTGAAGAGTTTTAAAAATCTCTATGATGAAAAGGAAATCCAAAGAACAATCAATAGCGTCAAGGACTCCATTGTAAAATGGTTGAACTGAAAAAAGTAACCATAAACTTTTGGATATGGTTCACTCAAAAAGGCACAAGCCAACTATCTAACATCTTTTTGGGTGGGAAAGGAGGGTTACTATTTGATTGAAACTTAAATCTTCAATAGAGTGTCCTCAAAATCAATTACTTCAAATCCATATAGTTAAGAAGCCAAACCTAACTCACTTGTGATCCTAAGGGTTAGCAGGTTTAGTTCATGTAAATTATCATAGATATTGTGCTATAAAGGAAACAAGTGCACTTTCATTAGATATTCTAATAAATGAAAGGTTGTGTGATGCTTAGTGAACAACTCAATGGgagtataattgaaattaagtcATATGAAGTTAATTTCTTATAGGATGATATTTTGAGTAAAGGAGCATTGAACAGGAGTCTCAATTTATTTGAGGCAATTAAACCAAAGGAAaatactatgatatctcatatcgaataagggaaaaagttatatatatagaagctTCTCTTAATTATTTAGACACATTTTAATGTTATGAGGGCTCTTTGAGCCCAAAGTGGATAGTATATATTTACATGGTTGGGAGTgagtcgttacaaatggtatcaaagtgtATCCTCAACCATGGtatgagagtttgtttgtttggtcctATAATCCTATGGGACACAATGAGGACTTTATGTCTTCATGGGGGTGGTTTTGATATCCTACATTGAATAGGGGAAGAAGTTCTTAGCATTATGTATGTAAGAGCTCTTCTTAACCATGCAAACGTGTCTTAAATATCTAAGGTCCCTTTGAGTTCAAAGTAAACAATATCTACTTGATTGGGAGTGAGTTTTTATAGATGTTAAAGATCTTGCTAAGGATATGAGTGACTCGACAAGATAGTAACCTTGAGTAGTGACTTGCCATCTACTAGATTATGCCACTAAGTGGGATTTTACCATTACATATTAATTCACTAGATTTAGATGTGTGTGGAAAAAAACTTGGAATTATCTCATCATTCTAATTGTGGGCATTAAGGTGAAGCTTTCATGTTTGCATCATAAGATCATGATATTAGAATAGATTctttaaaagcatgatatgatgtaaccaTAAATGGAGTTCATTAATACTTTCATTATGACTTCGATTTTCTATTTACTAtcatatttatgaattatgTATGTTAAGCATTCAAACCTACATTACTTGcatgtacatgacttgagtgaaTTAGGAGTTACATGGAAAATCTAAGTCATAGATTCCTTGCAAGTTAATGACTCATTCACAACTGGTTCATGGACTTCAATAATCCATTTGAGGCtatagtacactacctcctTATTGGAAGGATGACTTGCCCTAGTCattaggatgggtttcccatggtgagtgtactagtgtgttTAGTTATGTTGGGAAACCTAGATCTCTCCATTTTCATAACCTTAGATTGTATAGGTGCATGCAAAATACCCCAGggctctaaatcctatgcaatagaagcaaaaatcaaaattttaacattttatagtCTAGAGAAAAGTCATTAAAaactttgagaaaataaaaggctaatcttaatatagaaaacacccaaaaaggggagggggaggggtgaattgggttttaaaaaaatatttttcaaacacaacaaattcaagcaaaggaaacacaaatataaagagataaggttagaaagagcaaactcagattttatagtggttcaacacttccttacctacgtcCACTCCCCTCAACCTCCTAACTAAGTGAAggttccactatacttgaagcttcaaccaagcttttaatcacctttacacttggattccaactCTAATGGGATATTACACAATCCCTTCAAGTCTTACTCACATGAAGCTTTTAACACTCAAATGATAAGTTTGAATCTCTTAACCTAGCTCAACaagggctcaaatacaacttaaatgCTAGgaagaatcacaaaggtgcactaaagaatatgcaaatggagatttaatgcactaaggaaagaatgagaacttttgaggcaagaacaagtaggtagacaaataaatgcaggtgttctctacctcataaatgaagtggagttctcaatttataggtttctagcctTGGGAgccaaaaatgccaaaaagtagCCTTGATCAGTCGAGTTGAGTGTCAACCGGTTTACAAGCCATTGGACAATAAATGCATGGTAGGTGACCGTTACGCCTCGACCGATCCTTGACCAAACCTCAATCGGATCTCGACCAAGAAGGCATATCTCTCAACTAAGAATGCAAAGATacaagaagagagagaagatttaTTGCATTTCTCAACTAGACCTTGATCAAGAAGGTGTAATCGATTGACCGGTGCCCTAATCGGTTGAGTCGGTTGACCAATACCTTGACCAGTTCACCATTTTTTGcctcaaaaccttttttttttattcttttctcttctaacacttagacaagGTATTTAGgcaaattaatatgtcaattttgaaacaatttgaataaggttcatttgataaaacccGGGTTTTGacggaaatgtaactttaatgccTATACCGAGTTTTTAAAGagcatgaaaagatatgaaatcctaagtgcaccatgcattcatcttacatatatttcctattattaaagggtcttccaattgtcttgatcttgcatccattgagtcctttgatgaatttccaaactaataactgaaattctttataattcaaaccaattaatgacttaaccatggtttgttatcatcaaaatgcgattaggagaacccttgggctaa
This window contains:
- the LOC117908628 gene encoding ankyrin repeat-containing protein ITN1-like, translated to MENQVGSYESTQMCYWTRLFKACQKANAIFWEPVGWLVPPPIKHIQETKTMHTLTLQLLNHLCTKVKDLKVSRAKEIFSQSFINGAKYGIPEILEEIIKSYPFALEYLDEAVFKLAVLNRNEKIFNLICETGMHRQLIIRTRDDSNNILHLAGKLAPPHRLSLVSGAALQMQRELHWFKEIEKYAPRAFSESENNDEDKPKMVFIKEHKKLIKEGEKWMKGTAKFYTLAAALIATVVFAAAITIPGGNHDDTGIPNFSKEKAFKVFAASDALSLFLSIASVLICLSILTARYAEDDFLFALPRRLIFGLVTLFLSVTFMMIAYSSAIYLLFGEKKAWILITLAALACLPVTLYGILQFPLLVELIYSTYGPGIFGKHSNRLIR